The window ttagaggtgcataaagatccagaaataaaaaatcctagtcttcactaggattcgagcTTGGTAACCCCAGTTCGGAAGTCAGgcgctttacagctcagccaccgcgcctccatctTGTGGTTTTGGtaagtaataataaataagcGTCATCTAAACATGGCTCCATATTTTATTGAAGCGTGAGCCAAGAACCCTATAGGGGAAACGCTTGAGTGGAGAGTTGAACTAACACAGAAATTAGTGCACTAATTGTTCAGTAGTGGCAGTGGATCTCAGGCGTACAgttaacaaatttaaataacatttcgCCTCTAAATGATAGAACCGGATGAGAACTATTCCCGCCTCCCTACATCGtaaatttaacaaatttaaacCATGTCAAGAACCCTAAAAATTAACTTAAATGTTGCCAACCACACAGTTACAAATTTAGCtgcaaacacaaactcaaaatcggcccccaaagtggtccacccaggtaggtaaaaaggcaggtttcaatattttcagaaagtacattaaaatgaaattctattaaagacaaatgacagagaagaatggagaaagaaggttgatagatcttgtgtggtgcccaagcggtccagcagaccaaaggataggtgaaagtgaatgtgaagttagatatgaatatggcctaactgatgtcttataatgaatatctaattgatctaattgttttgtaaagggtcaatcgcTTACTCAAatcccaagaaaaaaaaaatgatttccgtaaaaaaaataaaaaatagttaagttCACAATATAAATGTGGCGACGCTgcagttcacgtgataatatgaaaacctacttattgaTTGTTATTTGGATACatagtaaatagttttttttctcttaaaaaaaaaaaaaaagaaaacttttttttgtgtaaatgttgtggttagtatgacagaactcaCATAAGTTGgcagtataaatgttaatatttttttttataaatctaaaactatttgcataaatatgtttaaaatatggtaaaataCTCCCcttctaaagagcctcccgtgtttgttactattaatagtgaatagttttaGAAGtgtttgcataagtgattttaaaaaatagatttttcgctttcagaaaagaaaaaaaagtagccgttgcatcagaactttgaatggtctaaaatataatgatgtcagattttcactatcttttctagtttacgagatctaaacgggaaggacggacagacggatggacagatggacggacagacattccacacaaaactaatagcgtcttttccccttttgagAGCCGCTAAAAACAGAACTTATCATCACTTCCTTTAAtctatacaccggatacaccaagaaTGTAgctatttataaatgttttcaaaGATATCAATGTTTCATAGGCTAAACTGAGATGCACAGATGATATACATGGGAAGAAATAGGATAAAATGGTATCCAATAAGCATATCAGTTGATACACACACCCCTGAAAGTTAGATAATGTGTGTCTCAATCCACCAAAACCGGTAACATTTctagttaagaaaaaaaagtaaaattcatcctttcagatcttgcgaccTATATAGCAGaagatgttatggtcatctgtttctttggtcaacggttaacgaccATTGACCAGCATAACGAATGACTCCCTTTAACTCTCCGTAATTAtataccacattctggtggaatcaacgttggtatcgtcagttaggaacACTCATCTACTGCGCACCCAATTTCTaggtaataataaatgaaattttttttttatgtttgttttacgCCTCCAATTTTTGTGCAAGTTGgctttcatccccccccccccccccatattgtGAATGATATGTGaagaaatataagaaaatatatcCATTACGATCAACATGTTGCATAAAACATAGGGcgagttttttttaactgtttgaTTTACTTGAATCTATTTACCTGGATCCAAGACTCTGGCGAAGTATGTAAGAAACAAACATTCCTCCGAGTCCAGGTAGTTGCAGGAGAGGACGATGATAATTTTCCCGTTGCACCTGAAGAGATAACAAAGTCTTTGAACTCAAGACAGCAGGCAGATAGGACTTCCATTACAAACAACAATTGAACCACAAACATGAATATAGTGAATATTAAAAATTGTAGACATAGACGAAAGATATTTTTAGGTTTTGCTTAAAAACGACTCTAGAATATTTCTTAGAATGTTCAGGTTTTCGCATCTGGGGGAAACTGCTGTGTTAACATCATTCAGTGTTTCATaaattattgctactttactttttagtcttctgtcctaaagTGTCTCTAAacttactaatggtgttactctagacGAATGTtatcaaaattaaaacataCAATTAATTTACTTCACTCTGAATTACAATGCAGAAAATAAgaatttatatgtgtatttgaAGACTTATTGAGGAAGTTATCTTCAGTTCAACCAAAGTACTTGCAGGTAAGGTAGAGTTAGTTGGACTCAAAAAGGTCAATATTGAAGTCTATGGCACAGCTTCATGCTCGAAATCTTCGTTTTATCATTTCAGTGGTTTTCCACTCAACCACTCTCCTAAACGAGTatgttgtcaatgttgtccgacactgtaagtaaagtaaagttccccttccagaccttgcaatctattgggcagatgatgtaaatgtcatctgtttctgtgactcaCAGTTTTAAGAGGGtttcatgttgccagcacaacgaccaaccacctttactttccctccaactaatgtcagtaatcaattagagctgggtggattcagaggtgcccaagatcccggaattaaaagtcccagccttcaccaggatttgaacccaggacctcggttcggaatccaaacgctttgccgctcagccacctcgtcTCCTGTCTGTAAcattcgggagccgctaaaagcATAACTTATCATCATTCCTTTAATCTATACACCGGATAGACCAAGAATGTGGCTTTACAAATTGTCCATTAATCTAAGAACGAacgctttaaataaaattcgattttttttttgcatgtcatttttttttcaaatttattaaactacgtaattataaaaaatttgCCTTATTTTCTCTAAATTCCtttttctaaaacaataaagaaaattaaaaaaaaagggaaccaaagatatagatctagatctacaacccATTCGGCTAGCTGGTCGTCCGGTTTGCGAGCTcgactgtcgtttggacttatCGATGGGTTCAAACCCTCCCTGCTCCCataccccgtcgtcctgcggaaggtttggattaggaagtaaattattttcaacttttaaggaacatccgaaatatgtaaaacatttacgcTCAACCaaaagtggcgtagctatggtgggggataggggagaattcgaaaatccccccccccccctgggctTCCCCCAAATTAgagttcgatttttttttacattaaatattaaatagtatGCCATtgtctcatgtcatgatgtcgaatgtcaaaatgcaggggctcttaaaaaggtcaagccccttGGTCCCCCGAATGATagcgaattcctagctacgccactgcaacaCAATAAACTCAGTAACTCAGATCTCATATAGATCTCAGCCTTGTAAATTGGTGGGTATTCCTTCAGAAACGATTTCTAAGCCGTAATCTAAACCTCCACCATGAAGACAGGGGGTTCGAACCTGGGGACTATCGAGACGGCAGTTGGGAGTGCTTCCTACACGAGCAGGGGGGCCATCTTTTGTAGCTAACAATACTGTCGCTTTAATGGTCTTCACTACATAGAGCCGGTTGAATAGATTATTTTGAAGCTTATCACAGTAgcttgtttttttctggttgtGTCATActctcaatataaaaattgGGTGTGAGCCTGTATCTAGGTTTGCGGCTTAGAAAATATAGGTGCACCTTGAagctatgtttttaaaaagcattttatcACTGCATAATACAATTTTTAGcactgagtattttttttttatttataacctAATACGATTTTTTCAAATATAGTGTCTTAAACCAgtatttttcaaacattttttgaaaagtCCTACTCGGTGAGGACCAATGAAATACCACTCGGTGAGAACCACTGAAATACCACTAGGTGAGGACCACTGAAGTATCACTCTTAATTGATGTTTAATTATCGATGGTGTTCTTCTCAACAAAAAGTTCGTTAAATAATCATGaccactaagacattaacatgaTAGTAAACTCATTTAGTTCTAATCATTACAAACATTGGTTTTATTTAAACGGAAGTTTATAATTATGAGACCAATGAAAAAGTCCTATGGGCTGTTATTAAATGACAGATTCTCGATCAAGAGATGAACTTTTAAAGATTCGTTTTATTCATATGCTAATTGCAAAATCGAGTGTATAAGGTGACTCGCTCTAATTGCAGTGCTATTTGGTCGTGAAACATAATTGACACGGTTGATTTCTAATGCCGAGGAAGTTCAAGTTTCTCATCAGCAATGTGGGGCGTATTTTGTTGTAGTCACTAGGTACGCTAGAGCACACGATTCCAGTAAACACATCCCGGTAATTATTCCTAGTCAATGAAAatacattaatcaataaaacatgaatcaattagttaatcaacaagtggaaattaattaattttttatgtataaaaaaaggcagcttatttcaaaataattgagaTATATTGCAGTAATTTttcagttctttccctttgtgttttttttttattttgaatttttttttaagattgtaGACCgggttttaaaatgaaaacatctagAAGGAGCATATTGCCAAGACTAGACAAGCCTTAGGTATGGACAGTTCCAAGATTTATGTTTTGAGATTGGTTGAGAATCTGGTAGCTGACTGCACTTACCGCTCTTCTAAGGCCCTCGCCATATTCTCGTACATGGGGCCAGTGATGACAAGATCTCGAGGTGGGAGGAAGATTTTGAATCCAATTTTCTCAAGCATGGCATGAAATGGAAGCCCAAAGGAGGACAGGTCTTTCTGTGCACAGCATAGGTATGCGGAGTAGTACATTCGGAATTTACCTGGGCCATCTATGAGGAAAAGTCAAGGTCGTGTTAAGATTCTGACCAGTTATCAATCTTACAACAACTCaatatgtctgtctgtttgtatgtCTTGGTGGattattttacacattttttctcggatcaagttgacatttcgcaaattattcatagtcgaagacaaaacatgaatcactaaaaataataataattaattagttaatcatttagaagttattaattaattttgtctaATATTGAAAGAGTAGTATTGAGCGTTATGACAGTGATTGtgcgatgctttttttttaaataaaatataaaccttatatttttttttcaataaatattttctagtttaaatGGAACTGTTTATCTGTTGCTCATTATGCACCTTGTGCTGAAGTATGGGTGGGAGGGGGGCTGGACAGCACGTGTCAAGGACTGGAGTCAGCCCTATGGTCGTAGGTTACACATAAATGCTGTTCTATACCCCCTCCGCTTCTACTGGAAGGGGAGAGAAGTAAAAATAGAAAGCTAGTGACATGGTGTAGGGCCGGTCCTACGGATtgcagggccctatgcgaaacggattgagcggggcctagtctatgtatggataaggataataagtgaaatttaagatttTGTTGTACCAAATAAAtgtgtctttgcattttattcatactttactaagtacagaaTCATTGTCAAatgaactttacgagccatctacagtagatagtttTCACacaaaaagctgataaacattcagatctcctatttagatttactatcgactagtaaaatatcacttttgatttttgctttttttaatcgcgtgtaggattggcgttttccatattaattGACATCCCGGTCACCCCAAAATGCCAATTTGTCTGTTTTTATGGAGATGtgcatgagttttcagaagattttaataatttcaggacaaTTCTATGAAACCTTTAATAAGTTACAATGctctaatttaataatttacacctagatttCGCGCGGGGCAAATGAGATTGCGGggtccactgcggtcgcataggttgcagtagcctaagaccggccctgacaaGGTGCAAGATGCATGGAGGTTTGAcgaagaatttttttatttgaggtaCTGTTTCTACACTACTTTAGACATTTTCTGAGCTTGTACCCTAGGTATATCTAGTGTTTCCAGACATTTTGTATGACaacttctgtttgtttatagaGTATCTTATACGAGCATAGTACACgcaaataaatataaatcttttttttattattataaaatggcATCCGTGTTTTAAATGGAATTATCTTCATCAAATTCACCGTAGTCTCCATTGGTATCgagaaagatgaaaaaaaaaatattttggttttctgatacctcatgctttttttttttaaagattataaatgtatatctatatttaaaatacaatcatccgtggcgtagctaggaagtTGGGGGCCCTGGAGGTGGGGCTTGATCTTTCTAGGGGCATTTTGACATTCggcatcatgacatgagatcttatcttatataatacagacgttacttcaaaaaagaaaagatattatacttaataaatatataagtctaagTTCCAATTCGTGCAGTatgtaagtaaaataaaaaaaaatcttttaatgaataatacagtTGTTTATGGGCGAGATAACGCACAAGTGATAAAATctcatatttaatgtaaaaaaataatttaggatATTCCTTTGGGGGCCCTCTCAAGTAGTGGCCTGGGGGGACTTGGAATTTGGATACCCCGCCCCCACTCAAGCCACGCCACTGACAATCATAATGAAATACACTGTGAGCGTCTGTTAATAGAAAACTACACATAATTACTCATATGAAGTGAAACAAATTTGAAAAGAAGTCAACAAGGACGCATTTTGTGATTAACACCAACACTCAATGTACACTTGAGAGTTTGTACTACCCGAAACTCCATTCTTTTCCctctttacttttgttttgaatgacGCGTTGTGGTTCCTTTCATTGTTTTACACCAGCATGACTTTGAAGGCGTTCATTTAATGGGGGCTACTTTGTCTTTGTCTCACTTGACAATAGCTAGGCTGGAGTTAAATAATTACCAGCCTACTTTCATTGTTTGACACCACCATGACTTTGAAGGCGTTCATTGAATGGGGGCTACTTTGTCTTTGTCTCACTTGACAATAGCTAGGCTGGAGTTAAATAATTACCAGCCTACTTTCATTGCAACTATTTAGGTTTTGAATGATTGAAATGCTAAATGTTCTCAACCACTAGCCTTGCACCCTTACAAGAGTTCTCAAGTTCAATACTATACGCCTATAGAGTTATAGACTGAAGATGTAAAGTAAACTGTGCAAGAATCAAATAAAAGTAGAACTACCGAAGATCGAAAGCATGTCATTCGTGTGTAGGAATGGGTCACTTAGTGTCTCCACCTCGTGGTTTTGTGGGCTTGTGTTCCTTGAAGATGTGGTTCCGCTGGTTAGCTGGGAGACCTCTACGTCA of the Biomphalaria glabrata chromosome 11, xgBioGlab47.1, whole genome shotgun sequence genome contains:
- the LOC106054887 gene encoding myeloid differentiation primary response protein MyD88-like isoform X2; the encoded protein is MDDVEVSQLTSGTTSSRNTSPQNHEVETLSDPFLHTNDMLSIFDGPGKFRMYYSAYLCCAQKDLSSFGLPFHAMLEKIGFKIFLPPRDLVITGPMYENMARALEERCNGKIIIVLSCNYLDSEECLFLTYFARVLDPDARYRNLIPVQIDKEIGDVPSVLKGMSIIRYNQAFRLGWLKQKLIDAIAA
- the LOC106054887 gene encoding myeloid differentiation primary response protein MyD88-like isoform X1, with translation MGRKSKSSVTVYQPDLDGDNGEDGEADLTMDDVEVSQLTSGTTSSRNTSPQNHEVETLSDPFLHTNDMLSIFDGPGKFRMYYSAYLCCAQKDLSSFGLPFHAMLEKIGFKIFLPPRDLVITGPMYENMARALEERCNGKIIIVLSCNYLDSEECLFLTYFARVLDPDARYRNLIPVQIDKEIGDVPSVLKGMSIIRYNQAFRLGWLKQKLIDAIAA